The Arctopsyche grandis isolate Sample6627 chromosome 5, ASM5162203v2, whole genome shotgun sequence genome includes a window with the following:
- the LOC143911976 gene encoding uncharacterized protein LOC143911976 — MWLCSARNLFVFMVAGGGGGGVRCDAVAWLTPLRSCCAVTQHFLLDTTAKGTGATRSAVSSCSTGTTHCPRAILKQSYDDRQGRTLVSDDPELKSFCASTALWFRLQLPS; from the coding sequence ATGTGGCTGTGCTCGGCAAGAAACCTGTTTGTGTTTATGGTGGCTGGCGGTGGCGGTGGCGGGGTGCGGTGTGACGCCGTAGCCTGGCTGACGCCTCTGCGCAGCTGCTGCGCAGTTACGCAGCACTTCTTGCTGGACACCACTGCCAAAGGCACAGGTGCTACGAGATCTGCTGTCTCCTCTTGCAGCACCGGCACCACCCACTGCCCACGCGCAATTCTAAAACAATCGTATGACGACAGACAGGGGAGGACACTGGTGTCTGATGACCCAGAACTAAAATCGTTTTGCGCTTCTACGGCCCTTTGGTTTCGTCTGCAACTCCCATCTTAA